One Colias croceus chromosome 7, ilColCroc2.1 genomic window carries:
- the LOC123693040 gene encoding acetylcholine receptor subunit alpha-like produces MRARALPARVARLLLLALLLAGCAGNPDAKRLYDDLLSNYNKLVRPVLNVSDALTVRIKLKLSQLIDVNLKNQIMTTNLWVEQSWYDYKLSWEPREYGGVEMLHVPSDHIWRPDIVLYNNADGNFEVTLATKATLNYTGRVEWRPPAIYKSSCEIDVEYFPFDQQTCIMKFGSWTYDGFQVDLRHIDEVKGTNVVELGVDLSEFYTSVEWDILEVPAVRNEKFYTCCDEPYLDITFNITMRRKTLFYTVNLIIPCMGISFLTVLVFYLPSDSGEKVSLSISILLSLTVFFLLLAEIIPPTSLVVPLLGKFVLFTMILDTFSICVTVVVLNVHFRSPQTHTMAPWVRRVFIHVLPRLLVMRRPHYRLDPHRSRFAGIISSEGWSPALAGVSGVPCVAGGGPCAAGGGPCAAGGGPCAAGGGPCAAGSARDLAGSPAPSCRLHDAPSLADTLRRWHRCPEIHKAIDGINYIADQTRKEEESTRVKEDWKYVAMVLDRLFLWIFTLAVLVGSAGIILQAPTLYDERAPIDVRLSEIAYTAAKPRPPPPR; encoded by the exons ATGCGTGCGCGCGCTCTGCCCGCCCGCGTGGCGCGTCTGCTGCTGCTGGCGCTGCTGCTCGCCG GTTGCGCCGGCAACCCGGACGCCAAGCGGCTTTACGACGACCTGCTCAGCAACTACAACAAGCTAGTGCGGCCCGTGCTCAACGTGAGCGACGCACTCACCGTGCGCATCAAGCTCAAGCTCAGCCAGCTCATCGATGTT aatttGAAGAATCAGATTATGACGACCAATTTATGGGTCGAGCAA AGCTGGTACGATTATAAATTATCGTGGGAGCCTCGTGAATACGGTGGAGTGGAAATGCTCCACGTACCTTCAGATCACATTTGGCGTCCTGACATAGTATTGTATAACAA TGCGGATGGAAACTTTGAGGTGACATTGGCTACTAAGGCGACGCTGAACTACACGGGCCGCGTGGAGTGGCGCCCGCCTGCCATCTACAAGTCGTCTTGTGAGATTGACGTCGAGTACTTCCCTTTCGACCAGCAAACCTGCATTATGAAGTTCGGCTCTTGGACTTATGATGGCTTTCAA GTAGACTTACGACATATCGATGAAGTAAAGGGCACAAATGTTGTGGAATTAGGAGTCGATCTAAGCGAATTTTACACTTCCGTCGAATGGGATATATTAGAGGTTCCAGCAGTgag GAACGAAAAGTTTTACACGTGCTGTGATGAGCCGTACTTGGACATCACGTTCAACATTACGATGCGGCGCAAGACGTTGTTCTACACCGTGAACCTGATCATCCCGTGCATGGGCATCTCGTTCCTGACGGTGCTGGTGTTCTACCTGCCATCGGACAGCGGCGAGAAGGTGTCGCTGTCCATCTCTATCCTGCTGTCGCTGACTGTGTTCTTCTTGCTGCTGGCGGAGATCATCCCGCCGACCTCGCTGGTCGTGCCGCTACTCGGCAAGTTCGTGCTCTTCACCATGATCCTGGATACGTTTAG TATATGCGTGACGGTGGTGGTGCTGAACGTGCACTTCCGCTCGCCGCAGACGCACACGATGGCGCCGTGGGTGCGGCGCGTGTTCATCCACGTGCTGCCGCGCCTGCTGGTCATGCGCCGCCCGCACTACCGCCTCGACCCGCACCGCAGCCGCTT CGCAGGGATAATCAGCAGCGAGGGCTGGTCGCCGGCGCTGGCGGGCGTGTCGGGCGTGCCGTGCGTTGCGGGCGGCGGGCCGtgcgcggcgggcggcgggccgtgcgcggcgggcggcgggccgtgcgcggcgggcggcgggcCGTGCGCGGCGGGCAGCGCGCGGGACCTGGCCGGCTCGCCCGCGCCCTCCTGCCGCCTGCACGACGCGCCCAGCCTGGCCGACACGCTGCGCCGCTGGCACCGCTGCCCCGAGATACACAAGGCCATCGACGGCATCAACTACATCGCCGACCAGACGCGCAAAGAGGAGGAGTCCACGAGG GTGAAGGAGGACTGGAAGTACGTGGCGATGGTGCTGGACCGGCTGTTCCTGTGGATCTTCACGCTGGCCGTGCTGGTGGGCTCGGCCGGCATCATCCTGCAGGCGCCCACGCTGTACGACGAGCGCGCGCCCATCGACGTGCGCCTGTCCGAGATCGCGTACACGGCCGCCAAGCCGCGCCCGCCGCCGCCGCGCTAG